A genomic region of Prochlorococcus marinus XMU1405 contains the following coding sequences:
- the gshA gene encoding glutamate--cysteine ligase, whose protein sequence is MSQNNLYKGFEVELFTGSLNSHIGVSAEIEKKFPDFVKEPDNRNVEYITTPEKDYDFLYEKLITPRKKLRRWLNKKKLTIIPSSTLCFKHDIQFQRSDIDNVYHQFIQENYGTSIATSSVHINIGIDDLDKLFAAVRLIRSEAPLYLSLSASSPFLNNRITENHSQRWMQFPKTPSKVPFFINHNSYINWIEENIANKNMQNIRHFWSSIRPNGPQRPLILDRLELRICDFVYDINLLLGITAMIELRILNLFENINTLDPLNASFFSIDKLSEICDQNETNAAKDSLNSELIHWKDGKKIVCRDWIQNLLSDLSSTAENFGMKHLLKPIYKVLEEGNQSMKWINQYEKGLSIEQIMKISIEDMIRSEGENV, encoded by the coding sequence ATGAGCCAAAATAATCTTTATAAGGGTTTTGAGGTGGAACTTTTCACAGGTTCTTTAAATTCTCATATTGGTGTTTCTGCTGAAATTGAGAAAAAATTTCCTGATTTTGTAAAAGAGCCAGATAATAGAAACGTTGAATACATAACAACACCTGAAAAAGACTACGATTTTTTATATGAGAAATTAATAACTCCAAGAAAAAAGTTAAGACGATGGCTCAACAAAAAAAAGTTAACAATCATTCCTTCATCCACTCTTTGTTTTAAACACGATATTCAATTTCAAAGATCTGATATTGATAATGTTTATCACCAATTCATACAAGAAAATTATGGAACCTCTATCGCAACTTCAAGTGTACATATAAACATAGGAATAGATGATTTAGATAAGCTATTTGCGGCTGTTAGGCTGATAAGATCTGAGGCTCCATTATATCTATCCCTAAGTGCTAGTTCTCCTTTTTTAAATAATAGAATTACGGAGAATCATTCTCAGAGATGGATGCAGTTTCCAAAAACACCAAGTAAGGTGCCTTTTTTTATAAATCATAATTCTTATATCAATTGGATAGAGGAAAATATAGCTAATAAAAATATGCAGAATATCCGTCATTTTTGGTCTTCAATCAGACCAAATGGTCCCCAAAGACCTTTAATTCTTGATCGTTTGGAATTAAGAATTTGTGATTTTGTTTATGATATTAACTTGCTTTTAGGGATAACTGCCATGATAGAACTAAGGATTTTAAATCTTTTTGAAAATATAAATACTTTAGATCCATTGAATGCCAGTTTTTTTTCTATTGATAAATTATCAGAAATATGTGATCAAAATGAAACTAATGCTGCTAAAGATAGTTTGAATTCAGAATTAATTCACTGGAAGGATGGCAAAAAAATTGTTTGTAGAGATTGGATTCAAAACTTATTATCAGATTTGTCATCCACAGCAGAAAATTTTGGTATGAAACATCTTTTGAAGCCTATCTATAAAGTCCTCGAAGAAGGTAATCAATCTATGAAATGGATAAATCAATATGAAAAAGGTCTTTCTATTGAACAAATAATGAAAATTTCTATCGAAGATATGATTAGGAGTGAAGGCGAGAATGTTTAA
- the ppc gene encoding phosphoenolpyruvate carboxylase, protein MESFRQIKNNNLDLINNNDPLDKNRLLIEDLWESVLREECPDDQAERLIQLKELSYSKQIDGDSSKTFKNEIVDIVNSMDLAESIAAARAFSLYFQLVNILEQRVEEDRYIQSFTNKDVQKSPDNLDPFAPALARQNAPVTFRELFYRLRKLNVPPGKLEELLQEMDIRLVFTAHPTEIVRHTIRHKQTRVANLLKKIQIEQFLTKEEKNSLKTQLKEEVRLWWRTDELHQFKPSVLDEVDYALHYFQQVLFNAMPQLRGRITEALTENYPDVQLPSESFCNFGSWVGSDRDGNPSVTPEITWRTACYQRQLMLERYIIATSNLRDQLSVSMQWSQVSSSLLESLETDRVKFPEIYEARATRYRSEPYRLKLSYILEKLRLTQERNNLLADNGWKFDLEGEIDNKNHDKVENLCYKSVNEFTYDLELIKNSLISTDLTCESVNNLLTQVHIFGFSLASLDIRQESTRHSDAIQELTNYLDLSVSYDQMSEEEKIKWLVEELNTKRPLIPAGVNWTKTTEETFSVFKMVKRLQHEFGSRICHSYVISMSHSASDLLEVLLLAKEMGLLDQNSQKSKLLVVPLFETVEDLKRAPEVMEKLFKLDFYRSLLPKVGESFKPLQELMLGYSDSNKDSGFVSSNWEIHRAQIALQNLASRNNLLLRLFHGRGGSVGRGGGPAYQAILAQPSGTLKGRIKITEQGEVLASKYSLPELALYNLETVTTAVIQNSLVNNRLDATPEWNQLMSRLAETSRSHYRKLVHENPDLLNFFQEVTPIEEISKLQISSRPARRKKGAKDLSSLRAIPWVFGWTQSRFLLPSWFGVGTALSSELNSDPQQIELLRVLHQRWPFFRMLISKVEMTLSKVDLEVAKYYVDTLGSKENKESFDIIFEVISKEYNLTKSLILEITGKNNLLESDRDLKSSVSLRNKTIIPLGFLQVSLLRRLRDQTRQPPISEFIIDKDESRRAYSRSELLRGALLTINGIAAGMRNTG, encoded by the coding sequence ATGGAATCTTTTCGACAGATAAAAAATAATAACTTGGATCTGATAAATAACAATGATCCACTTGATAAAAATCGTCTTTTAATAGAAGATCTATGGGAATCTGTACTCAGAGAGGAATGTCCAGATGATCAGGCAGAGAGATTGATACAGCTTAAAGAATTAAGTTATTCAAAACAAATTGATGGTGATAGTTCAAAAACTTTTAAAAATGAAATAGTTGATATTGTTAATTCTATGGATTTAGCAGAATCCATTGCAGCAGCAAGGGCGTTTTCATTGTATTTTCAACTAGTTAATATTTTGGAACAAAGAGTTGAGGAAGATAGATATATTCAGAGCTTTACCAATAAGGATGTTCAAAAATCGCCCGACAATCTTGATCCTTTTGCTCCAGCATTGGCTAGGCAAAATGCTCCAGTTACTTTCAGAGAATTATTTTATAGGCTGAGGAAATTAAATGTACCACCAGGGAAATTAGAAGAGTTGTTGCAGGAAATGGATATTCGTTTAGTTTTTACTGCGCATCCGACTGAGATAGTAAGACATACGATTCGACATAAGCAAACGAGAGTAGCAAATTTGTTAAAAAAAATACAGATTGAGCAATTTCTAACAAAAGAAGAAAAAAACTCTCTAAAAACCCAATTAAAAGAGGAAGTAAGACTTTGGTGGAGAACAGATGAATTGCATCAATTTAAACCATCAGTTTTAGACGAAGTAGATTATGCCTTGCATTATTTTCAGCAAGTTTTATTTAATGCGATGCCTCAATTAAGGGGCAGGATCACCGAAGCACTAACCGAAAATTATCCAGATGTCCAATTGCCCTCTGAATCTTTTTGTAACTTCGGTTCTTGGGTAGGCTCCGATAGGGACGGTAATCCATCGGTTACTCCCGAGATAACATGGAGAACTGCTTGTTATCAAAGGCAGTTGATGTTGGAAAGATATATTATTGCGACATCTAATCTTAGAGATCAATTAAGTGTCTCGATGCAATGGAGTCAAGTCAGTTCTTCTCTATTAGAGTCACTCGAAACGGACAGGGTTAAGTTCCCTGAAATCTATGAAGCAAGGGCTACAAGGTATAGATCAGAACCTTACAGGTTGAAATTAAGTTATATTTTAGAAAAATTAAGATTAACACAAGAAAGAAATAATTTATTAGCTGATAATGGGTGGAAATTTGACTTAGAGGGAGAAATTGATAACAAAAATCACGATAAAGTTGAAAACTTATGTTATAAGTCTGTGAATGAATTTACTTATGATCTCGAATTAATAAAAAATAGCCTGATAAGTACTGATTTAACTTGCGAGTCTGTAAACAATCTACTTACTCAGGTTCATATTTTTGGATTTTCTTTAGCAAGTTTAGATATTCGTCAAGAAAGTACAAGGCATAGTGATGCAATTCAAGAGCTTACAAATTATTTGGATTTATCTGTGTCATATGACCAAATGTCTGAGGAAGAGAAAATTAAATGGCTTGTAGAAGAGTTAAATACAAAAAGGCCTTTAATTCCTGCTGGTGTGAACTGGACAAAAACCACAGAAGAAACTTTTTCAGTTTTTAAAATGGTTAAGAGATTGCAGCATGAATTTGGAAGTCGTATTTGTCATTCTTATGTAATTTCAATGAGTCATAGTGCATCTGATTTGCTTGAAGTTCTCTTATTGGCAAAAGAAATGGGACTTCTGGATCAAAATTCACAAAAGTCAAAATTATTAGTTGTACCTCTTTTCGAAACTGTTGAAGATCTTAAAAGAGCACCAGAAGTAATGGAAAAGTTGTTCAAATTAGATTTTTATAGATCATTATTGCCAAAAGTTGGAGAATCGTTTAAACCTCTTCAAGAATTAATGCTTGGCTATTCTGACAGCAATAAAGATTCAGGGTTTGTTTCTAGTAATTGGGAAATTCATAGAGCTCAAATTGCGCTTCAAAATCTTGCAAGTAGAAATAATCTATTACTTAGACTTTTTCATGGAAGAGGTGGTTCTGTAGGGCGAGGCGGAGGGCCAGCTTATCAAGCAATATTGGCTCAACCTAGCGGTACTTTAAAAGGACGCATTAAAATAACAGAACAAGGTGAAGTTTTAGCTTCTAAATATAGTCTTCCTGAACTGGCTTTATACAATCTTGAGACTGTTACTACAGCTGTTATACAAAATAGTTTGGTAAATAATAGACTTGACGCTACTCCAGAATGGAATCAATTAATGTCTAGGCTCGCAGAAACATCGAGGTCTCATTACAGAAAATTAGTGCATGAGAATCCTGATTTGTTAAATTTCTTTCAAGAGGTTACGCCAATCGAAGAAATCAGTAAATTACAGATATCTAGTAGGCCTGCGAGAAGAAAAAAAGGTGCAAAAGATTTGTCAAGTTTAAGAGCTATTCCATGGGTATTTGGTTGGACGCAAAGTAGATTTCTTCTGCCAAGTTGGTTTGGAGTTGGCACTGCATTATCATCAGAATTAAATTCAGACCCACAACAAATTGAATTATTAAGAGTTTTGCATCAAAGATGGCCATTTTTTAGGATGCTTATATCTAAGGTAGAAATGACATTGTCTAAGGTGGATTTGGAAGTTGCTAAGTATTATGTTGATACTCTTGGCAGTAAAGAAAATAAAGAATCTTTTGATATTATTTTTGAAGTAATTTCTAAAGAATACAATCTTACAAAATCTTTAATACTTGAAATTACTGGTAAAAATAACCTTCTCGAATCTGATAGAGACTTAAAATCATCCGTAAGCTTGAGAAACAAGACAATCATCCCTTTGGGATTTTTACAGGTTTCACTTTTAAGAAGACTTAGAGACCAAACAAGACAACCCCCAATTAGCGAATTTATTATTGATAAAGATGAATCTAGAAGAGCCTACAGTAGAAGTGAATTATTAAGGGGGGCACTTTTAACTATTAATGGGATAGCAGCTGGCATGAGAAATACAGGTTGA
- a CDS encoding N-acetyltransferase translates to MQYFSKKKLVLPEGYFVNSSKIPLAKEVNKLLANCGCETFPIKPLSEAIQKSNFFFTIQSELKNKLYAFVRVTSDRGLNANLWNLCALPGNNQQLYYSILLQLTLEKINREMPGCSISVQAPVSSFSSLEENGFILDPNGIRVMGYKL, encoded by the coding sequence TTGCAATATTTTTCTAAAAAAAAACTTGTTCTTCCAGAAGGTTATTTTGTTAACTCTTCGAAAATCCCATTAGCTAAAGAAGTTAACAAACTATTAGCGAATTGTGGTTGTGAGACATTTCCAATAAAACCTCTTTCTGAGGCTATTCAGAAAAGTAATTTCTTTTTTACCATACAGAGTGAATTAAAAAATAAATTATATGCCTTTGTAAGGGTTACTTCCGACAGGGGCTTGAATGCTAACTTATGGAATTTATGTGCATTGCCAGGGAATAATCAGCAACTTTATTATTCAATATTGCTTCAATTAACTCTTGAGAAAATAAATAGAGAAATGCCAGGTTGCAGTATTTCTGTACAGGCTCCAGTCTCTTCATTTTCAAGTTTAGAGGAAAATGGATTCATATTAGATCCAAATGGAATAAGAGTAATGGGATACAAACTTTAA